One genomic segment of Rivularia sp. PCC 7116 includes these proteins:
- a CDS encoding TetR/AcrR family transcriptional regulator — protein MPRKADGSARERILEVASELFYQYGIQAVGVDRIIAESGVAKTTLYRYFPSKDDLVVAFLKERNRLFWEYFDIAVGKHPDNSKAQLLAVFEWIDELLVKPECYGCPFLITTSEFPQLDYPGHQVAIAHKQEMRLRLTKLAENAGIPNSEQLGKYLLLLVDGAFSQRRLFGLNGFESNLKDAAEILINAQL, from the coding sequence ATGCCAAGAAAAGCTGATGGTTCGGCGCGAGAACGTATATTAGAAGTAGCGAGCGAGTTGTTTTACCAGTACGGGATTCAAGCTGTAGGGGTAGACAGAATAATTGCGGAATCGGGAGTTGCGAAAACCACGCTTTACCGTTATTTTCCATCAAAAGATGATTTGGTTGTGGCATTTTTGAAAGAACGTAACCGACTTTTTTGGGAATATTTTGATATAGCAGTGGGTAAGCATCCCGATAATTCCAAGGCGCAATTATTGGCAGTATTCGAGTGGATAGATGAACTATTGGTAAAACCCGAGTGCTACGGTTGTCCGTTTTTGATAACTACCAGCGAATTTCCTCAGCTAGATTATCCAGGGCATCAAGTAGCGATCGCACATAAACAAGAAATGCGGTTGCGTTTGACTAAGCTGGCTGAAAATGCAGGTATTCCCAACTCGGAACAGTTAGGAAAATATTTATTGCTGCTGGTTGACGGAGCATTTTCGCAAAGAAGGTTATTTGGATTGAATGGGTTTGAAAGTAATTTAAAAGATGCTGCGGAA
- a CDS encoding NADPH-dependent F420 reductase has translation MKIGIIGSGNMGRSLGILWAEQGHQVYFGARTTEKGKAVADIAGNSTQGGINDEAAAFGEVLFYTIRGVNPQEVLSDIEVLSGKILIDCNNFEIPEGFAYPPIEQSLAEKLASEVPKVRLVKAFNTMAQELFELAPTPLKDYSVSCFVAGDDEEARNIVMKLAEDIGFNPVDCGGLRNARMLEGMGNFIRFMIIGQKLGSYATVSVNVLPPAQQERLGGRKVSSLN, from the coding sequence ATGAAAATCGGAATAATCGGCAGTGGAAATATGGGGCGTTCTCTGGGTATACTTTGGGCAGAGCAAGGGCATCAAGTATACTTTGGAGCAAGGACGACTGAAAAAGGTAAAGCTGTTGCAGATATTGCCGGAAATAGCACTCAAGGAGGAATCAACGATGAAGCAGCAGCCTTTGGGGAAGTCCTGTTTTACACTATCCGTGGCGTGAATCCACAAGAAGTTCTTTCCGATATAGAAGTATTATCTGGAAAGATTTTGATTGATTGCAACAACTTTGAAATTCCCGAAGGTTTTGCTTATCCTCCTATAGAACAATCCTTGGCTGAAAAATTAGCGTCAGAAGTGCCAAAAGTCAGGCTAGTCAAAGCATTTAACACGATGGCTCAAGAACTATTCGAGCTGGCACCGACACCATTAAAAGATTACAGCGTTTCTTGCTTTGTTGCAGGAGACGACGAAGAAGCAAGGAACATAGTAATGAAACTTGCGGAAGACATTGGATTTAATCCAGTTGACTGTGGTGGTTTAAGGAATGCGCGTATGTTGGAAGGAATGGGGAATTTTATTCGATTTATGATTATTGGGCAAAAATTGGGTTCCTATGCAACCGTTTCGGTGAATGTGCTTCCTCCTGCACAACAAGAGCGTTTGGGGGGAAGAAAGGTTTCTAGTTTGAATTAG
- a CDS encoding ATP-grasp enzyme, D-alanine-D-alanine ligase, translated as MPQAQTSSSSSISASTTTSKLRVLHFAGSRVSKFYYNLSIMYAREVVQPVGVQSHYAVVHPDGLWQLGASLDDLSEKMSLQEMISQLPTLDVVVPHMFCFVGMTSFRSLFEDVIGLPVVGSPSHCTALAANKSQSRSVVSTSGVRVARAQQFRQGDTLTMKPPFIVKPNSEDNSLGVSLVRNEDQIAEALRVGFEYDQTLLIEDYIPGRELRVAVVERDGKLWVPPMIEYFMSEEKPIRTAEDKLESLPDGTLLQNRNTASRRACPADVTPELFEKLADAAKRAHIALGCRDYSLYDFRIHSETNEPYLIEAGLFWSFGRISVISLLVEVDGETLEDVAFKLWSSAAARTRVACGSLFKYLKMEVNEVCRDT; from the coding sequence ATGCCTCAAGCTCAAACCTCATCATCATCTTCTATCTCAGCTTCAACTACGACATCTAAATTACGAGTATTGCACTTCGCGGGTTCTCGCGTTTCTAAGTTCTACTACAACCTTTCAATCATGTACGCAAGGGAAGTGGTACAGCCAGTTGGCGTGCAGAGTCATTATGCTGTGGTACATCCCGATGGGCTTTGGCAGTTAGGAGCATCTTTAGACGACTTATCGGAAAAAATGTCACTCCAGGAGATGATTTCTCAACTACCAACTCTTGACGTTGTAGTTCCCCATATGTTTTGCTTTGTCGGGATGACAAGTTTCCGCTCGTTATTCGAGGATGTGATTGGATTGCCCGTCGTCGGCTCGCCATCACACTGTACCGCGCTCGCAGCCAATAAATCCCAGTCACGAAGCGTTGTATCGACATCCGGAGTTAGGGTTGCTCGCGCTCAACAATTCCGTCAAGGTGATACTCTAACAATGAAACCCCCCTTCATCGTTAAACCAAATTCAGAAGATAACTCTTTAGGAGTAAGTTTAGTACGAAACGAAGACCAAATTGCCGAAGCATTGCGAGTTGGCTTTGAATACGACCAAACTTTGTTAATTGAAGATTATATCCCCGGCAGAGAACTACGTGTAGCTGTTGTGGAGCGCGATGGTAAATTGTGGGTACCGCCAATGATAGAATACTTTATGTCAGAGGAGAAACCTATTAGAACCGCAGAAGATAAGTTAGAATCTCTACCCGATGGAACCTTACTGCAAAATAGGAACACTGCTTCGAGAAGAGCTTGTCCGGCTGATGTTACCCCAGAATTGTTCGAGAAGCTCGCAGATGCGGCAAAACGGGCACATATTGCTTTAGGTTGTCGCGATTACTCTCTATACGACTTCCGCATACATTCAGAAACCAATGAACCTTATTTAATTGAAGCAGGTTTATTCTGGTCTTTTGGTAGAATCAGCGTCATTTCCCTTCTAGTCGAAGTTGATGGAGAAACTTTAGAAGATGTCGCGTTCAAATTATGGAGCAGTGCTGCGGCAAGAACTCGCGTTGCTTGTGGTTCTCTGTTCAAATATCTAAAGATGGAAGTTAATGAAGTGTGTCGCGACACTTAA